One genomic segment of Esox lucius isolate fEsoLuc1 chromosome 15, fEsoLuc1.pri, whole genome shotgun sequence includes these proteins:
- the LOC105008717 gene encoding galectin-3-like, whose protein sequence is MNSVPQKHYLPRGCYNGMTITVKGMVKPNAKKFALNLSKGNDIALHVNPRFDEMGKKTIVCNSMIGGRWGKEERHNTYFPFIQGNPFEMKIMCTDMEFKVAVNNIQFIDFKNRIHDLASIKMLDVHCDITLTSVDIISI, encoded by the exons ATGAAT AGTGTCCCACAGAAACATTACCTGCCTAGGGGCTGCTACAATGGGATGACCATCACCGTTAAAGGAATGGTTAAGCCGAATGCCAAAAA GTTCGCATTGAACTTGTCCAAAGGAAATGACATTGCCCTACATGTCAACCCCCGCTTCGATGAAATGGGCAAGAAAACGATTGTGTGTAACAGTATGATAGGAGGTCGCTGGGGCAAAGAGGAGAGACACAACACCTACTTCCCATTTATTCAGGGAAATCCTTTTGAG ATGAAGATCATGTGCACTGACATGGAGTTTAAGGTGGCAGTGAACAACATTCAATTCATCGATTTCAAAAATCGCATTCATGACCTCGCGTCGATCAAGATGCTGGATGTCCACTGTGATATCACCCTAACATCTGTGGATATCATCTCTATCTAA